One region of Mycobacterium riyadhense genomic DNA includes:
- a CDS encoding SDR family oxidoreductase, whose amino-acid sequence MKVVVITGASTGIGRASALALDRNGFRVFAGIRKQADGEALRVAASERLTPVFLDVTAERSIGAAARLVADAVGRAGEAGLAGLVNNAGTTLPGPVEYLALDAFRHQLEVNLVGPLAVTKAFLPLLVRGGGRIVNVTSGAGKAGVPLMAPYVAAKHGLEGLSDVLRLELGQLGVGVSVIEPGFVATDMRGKLERDTDDVIRSLPEEGRSRYARQLAATAEAISTHAAQGSTPDVIADVVVHALTSKKPRTRYPAGAGAKRMLLLRRVLSDRQFDRIIRRMSGLPNAPTRGGHRP is encoded by the coding sequence ATGAAGGTAGTCGTCATTACCGGCGCGTCGACGGGAATCGGGCGTGCCAGCGCACTTGCGCTTGACCGCAACGGGTTTCGGGTCTTCGCCGGGATACGTAAGCAAGCCGACGGCGAAGCGCTGCGAGTCGCGGCGTCCGAGAGGTTGACACCGGTGTTCCTCGATGTGACAGCAGAGCGCTCGATCGGTGCGGCGGCGCGGCTGGTGGCCGACGCGGTTGGCAGGGCCGGCGAGGCCGGACTTGCTGGACTTGTCAACAACGCTGGAACCACGCTGCCCGGTCCGGTGGAGTACCTCGCGCTCGACGCGTTCCGCCATCAGCTCGAAGTGAATCTTGTTGGACCGCTGGCTGTTACGAAGGCATTCCTGCCGCTGTTGGTCCGTGGCGGGGGCAGGATAGTCAACGTCACATCTGGGGCAGGCAAGGCCGGGGTACCGCTGATGGCCCCGTATGTCGCGGCCAAGCATGGGCTGGAAGGCCTGAGCGATGTGCTGCGCCTCGAGCTCGGCCAGCTCGGCGTCGGGGTCTCGGTGATCGAACCCGGCTTCGTCGCGACCGATATGCGCGGCAAGCTCGAAAGGGACACCGACGACGTCATCCGCTCACTGCCCGAAGAGGGCCGATCCCGTTACGCTCGCCAGCTCGCCGCGACTGCCGAGGCGATCAGCACCCACGCGGCGCAAGGGTCCACGCCCGATGTGATCGCCGACGTTGTAGTGCACGCGCTCACGAGCAAGAAACCCCGCACCCGGTACCCGGCTGGGGCCGGTGCGAAGCGAATGCTGTTGCTGCGCCGCGTGTTATCGGATCGGCAATTCGACCGAATCATCCGCCGCATGAGCGGCCTGCCAAATGCCCCTACTCGGGGTGGTCATCGACCTTGA
- a CDS encoding DUF4333 domain-containing protein, which yields MAHSIVRTLFVAGAAVGLMASAGACSCSIGTSSSHSVSKSKVISQITAKMTDAAGNKPDSVTCPGDLPAKVGAQLNCEMKVKDSTYNVNVTVTSVNGNDVKFDMVETVDKNQVANIISDKLTQQVGQRPDSVTCPDNLKGVEGATLRCQLTDGRKKYGISVTVTSVDAGDVNFDFKVDDHPE from the coding sequence ATGGCGCACTCGATCGTTCGGACATTATTCGTCGCAGGTGCGGCCGTCGGCCTGATGGCCAGCGCCGGAGCTTGCTCGTGTTCGATCGGAACCTCGTCGTCACACTCGGTGAGCAAGAGCAAGGTCATCAGCCAGATCACCGCCAAGATGACCGACGCCGCGGGCAACAAGCCGGATTCGGTGACGTGTCCGGGCGACCTGCCGGCCAAGGTCGGGGCGCAGCTGAACTGCGAGATGAAAGTCAAAGACTCGACGTACAACGTCAACGTCACGGTGACCAGCGTCAACGGCAACGACGTGAAGTTCGACATGGTCGAGACCGTCGACAAGAACCAGGTCGCCAACATCATCAGTGACAAGCTCACCCAGCAGGTGGGTCAACGGCCCGATTCGGTGACCTGTCCCGACAACTTGAAAGGCGTCGAGGGTGCGACGCTGCGGTGCCAGCTCACCGACGGCCGCAAGAAGTACGGCATCAGTGTCACCGTCACCAGTGTCGACGCCGGCGATGTCAACTTCGATTTCAAGGTCGATGACCACCCCGAGTAG
- a CDS encoding acyltransferase — protein sequence MTSMWGAPLHRRWRGSRLRDPRQARFLTLASLKWVLANRAYTPWYLVRYWRLLKFKLANPHIITRGMVFLGKGVEIHCTPELAQLEIGRWVHIGDKNTIRAHEGSLRFGDKVVLGRDNVINCYLDIELGDSALMADWCYVCDFDHRMDDITLPIKDQGIVKSPVRIGPDTWVGVKVTVLRGTSIGRGCVLGSHAVVRGVIPDYSIAVGAPAKVIKNRQLSWETSAAQRAELAAALADIERKKASR from the coding sequence ATGACGTCCATGTGGGGTGCGCCGCTGCATCGCCGCTGGCGTGGATCGCGGCTACGGGACCCACGCCAGGCCAGGTTCCTCACGCTGGCGTCCCTGAAGTGGGTACTGGCCAATCGCGCCTACACGCCTTGGTATCTGGTGCGCTATTGGCGGCTGCTGAAGTTCAAGCTCGCCAATCCGCACATCATCACCCGCGGCATGGTGTTCCTCGGTAAGGGTGTCGAGATCCACTGCACACCCGAACTGGCGCAATTGGAGATCGGCCGTTGGGTGCACATCGGGGACAAGAACACGATCCGGGCGCACGAGGGCTCGCTGCGGTTCGGCGACAAGGTGGTCCTGGGGCGCGACAACGTCATCAACTGCTATCTCGACATTGAGCTCGGGGACTCGGCGCTGATGGCCGACTGGTGCTATGTCTGCGATTTCGACCACCGGATGGACGACATCACGCTGCCAATCAAGGATCAGGGGATCGTCAAGAGCCCGGTGCGGATCGGACCCGACACCTGGGTTGGCGTGAAGGTGACGGTGCTGCGCGGCACGTCGATCGGACGGGGCTGTGTCCTGGGCTCGCACGCCGTGGTCCGCGGCGTAATCCCGGATTATTCGATCGCGGTTGGCGCGCCGGCCAAGGTGATCAAGAATCGGCAGTTGTCCTGGGAAACCTCGGCCGCACAGCGCGCCGAACTGGCGGCTGCCCTGGCCGACATCGAACGAAAGAAGGCCTCCCGCTAA
- a CDS encoding bifunctional 3-(3-hydroxy-phenyl)propionate/3-hydroxycinnamic acid hydroxylase, which produces MNPSPRSAPVVIVGAGPTGVTAATLLAQYGISCLLLDRWETVYPQPRAVHLDDEIRRIMGRLGIGDEFAAITRAALGLRLVDKELRTLAQFDRDPARSIHGFPQANMFDQPELEGILRANLKEHNCVRFQGNAEVTHVSQHEPAPVRVEFTDRISGEEHVVDASYVLGCDGANSVVRASIGAVMGNLRFAQRWLVVDVTTDAAIDLWDGVYQVCNPDRAATYMRVGDNRYRWEFRLREGETVDDFASPQTLYRLISAWVTDISPDRLSLVRVAEYTFGAGVASSWRQGNVFLLGDAAHLTPPFIGQGMSAGIRDAANLTWKLAGVLSEILPPSVLDTYQRERKPHARAMIGLALTMGWSMTAGGRTGNAVRRALIPRLHHIPGARQLITSSRTPALRSSALVHKTFRGRRLAGRLCPNPELSDGTRLDTVLGNGFALITTESPTAAQLGQLRHRGAVIVDAPPGSELARWLRRGGVTTAVIRPDRTVMQAGRQLDDLCDSVPRFMLCSNGVSERKESQ; this is translated from the coding sequence GTGAACCCATCACCGCGCTCAGCGCCGGTCGTCATCGTCGGCGCCGGCCCGACCGGCGTCACGGCGGCAACCTTGCTTGCCCAATACGGCATTTCGTGCCTGCTTCTTGACCGGTGGGAAACCGTGTACCCGCAACCGCGGGCGGTGCACCTCGACGACGAGATCCGACGGATCATGGGTCGGCTTGGCATCGGCGACGAGTTTGCTGCGATAACGCGCGCGGCGCTGGGTCTGCGCCTTGTCGACAAGGAATTGCGAACGCTGGCCCAGTTTGACCGCGATCCGGCGCGTAGCATCCACGGTTTCCCTCAGGCCAACATGTTCGACCAACCCGAGCTGGAAGGAATCCTGCGGGCAAACCTAAAGGAGCACAACTGCGTTCGTTTCCAAGGAAACGCTGAAGTCACCCACGTCAGCCAACACGAGCCTGCCCCGGTGCGAGTCGAGTTCACAGATCGGATCAGCGGCGAGGAACACGTCGTCGACGCCAGCTACGTCTTGGGTTGCGACGGCGCCAACAGCGTCGTCCGTGCCTCGATCGGTGCGGTGATGGGCAATTTGCGTTTCGCCCAACGCTGGCTCGTCGTCGATGTGACCACCGACGCCGCAATCGACCTGTGGGACGGCGTATATCAAGTCTGCAATCCAGACCGGGCCGCCACCTACATGCGGGTCGGCGACAACCGCTACCGCTGGGAATTTCGGCTTCGGGAGGGTGAAACGGTTGACGACTTCGCCTCACCGCAGACCCTCTACCGGTTGATTTCCGCTTGGGTGACTGACATCTCGCCCGACAGGTTGTCCCTGGTCCGCGTCGCGGAATACACGTTTGGTGCCGGCGTAGCAAGCTCATGGCGCCAGGGCAATGTCTTCCTTCTCGGCGACGCCGCTCATCTCACGCCGCCGTTCATCGGCCAAGGCATGAGCGCTGGAATACGCGACGCAGCGAACCTGACCTGGAAGCTAGCCGGCGTGCTGAGTGAAATCCTTCCCCCCAGTGTTCTCGATACCTACCAACGGGAGCGCAAACCCCACGCACGGGCCATGATTGGGCTTGCGCTGACCATGGGCTGGTCGATGACGGCCGGCGGGCGGACCGGCAACGCCGTCCGCCGCGCCCTGATTCCGCGGCTGCACCACATCCCGGGTGCGCGGCAACTCATCACGAGCAGCAGGACCCCAGCACTCCGGTCAAGTGCCCTGGTGCACAAGACGTTCCGTGGCCGACGCCTCGCGGGAAGGTTGTGTCCGAATCCCGAACTGTCTGACGGCACCCGGCTGGACACGGTGCTCGGGAACGGTTTCGCGCTCATCACCACCGAATCGCCCACCGCGGCGCAGCTCGGCCAACTTCGTCATCGAGGGGCCGTCATTGTCGACGCGCCGCCAGGAAGCGAACTGGCTCGGTGGCTACGGCGCGGCGGCGTCACGACGGCCGTCATCCGGCCCGATCGCACCGTCATGCAAGCCGGCCGCCAGCTCGACGACCTGTGTGACTCGGTTCCCCGATTTATGTTGTGCAGCAACGGAGTTAGCGAGCGAAAGGAATCACAATGA
- a CDS encoding PQQ-binding-like beta-propeller repeat protein: MLARRLLAAVFAAVLAVTLCGCGNTDSWVDAAPAPGWPAQYGDAANSSYTTTTGATKLKLQWTRSVKGTLAAGPALTPRGYLALNAQTPAGCSLMEWENNDSGRQRWCVRLVQGGGFAGPLFDGFDNLYIGQPGAIVAFPVTQWTRWRQPVIGMPTTPRFLGHGQLLVTTHLGQVLVFDAHRGMSVGTALDLVEGVDPRDATRGLADCAPARPGCPVAAAPAFSAASETAVIGVWQPGAAAAGLVGLKYHPGQSPLLVREWTSDAVTGGVLASPVLSADGKTVYVNGRDQRLWALNAADGKAKWSVPLDFLAQTPPTVTHAGLIVSGGGPDTRLTAFRDAGDHAEPAWRRDDVTSLSTSSLAGNNVGYTVISGPPHEGGPGLSLLVFDPTNGHTLNSYPLPAATGYPVGVAVGTDRRVVAATSDGQVYSFAPA, encoded by the coding sequence GTGCTTGCCCGACGCCTGCTGGCGGCCGTTTTCGCAGCTGTGCTCGCGGTGACTCTCTGCGGTTGCGGCAACACCGACTCATGGGTTGACGCGGCACCCGCTCCGGGCTGGCCCGCACAATACGGTGATGCCGCCAACAGCAGCTACACCACGACCACCGGCGCCACCAAGCTCAAGCTGCAATGGACACGCTCGGTCAAGGGAACCCTGGCGGCCGGGCCGGCTCTGACTCCACGCGGTTATCTCGCACTCAACGCGCAGACCCCGGCCGGATGCTCGCTGATGGAGTGGGAGAACAACGACAGCGGCCGGCAGCGCTGGTGTGTCCGGCTGGTTCAGGGTGGGGGCTTCGCCGGTCCGCTGTTCGATGGCTTCGACAACCTCTACATCGGACAGCCGGGCGCGATCGTCGCATTCCCGGTCACCCAGTGGACCCGTTGGCGGCAGCCGGTCATCGGGATGCCCACCACGCCGCGGTTCCTGGGACACGGCCAACTGCTGGTAACCACCCACCTGGGACAGGTGCTGGTTTTCGACGCACACCGCGGCATGTCGGTCGGCACCGCGCTTGATCTGGTGGAGGGCGTCGATCCCAGAGATGCGACGCGCGGTTTGGCCGATTGCGCGCCGGCCCGACCGGGCTGCCCGGTCGCGGCGGCCCCCGCCTTTTCGGCGGCCAGCGAGACGGCGGTGATCGGGGTCTGGCAGCCCGGCGCTGCCGCCGCCGGGTTGGTGGGGTTGAAGTACCACCCGGGTCAGAGCCCGCTGCTGGTCCGCGAGTGGACCAGCGATGCCGTCACCGGCGGTGTCCTTGCCAGCCCGGTGCTGTCCGCCGACGGAAAGACCGTCTACGTCAATGGCCGCGACCAACGGCTGTGGGCGCTCAATGCCGCCGACGGGAAGGCGAAATGGTCTGTGCCACTTGACTTTCTGGCGCAGACGCCACCCACGGTCACCCATGCGGGCCTGATCGTCTCCGGCGGCGGACCCGACACCAGACTGACGGCGTTTCGCGACGCCGGTGACCACGCTGAACCGGCCTGGCGACGCGATGACGTCACTTCCCTGTCCACGTCGAGCCTGGCCGGCAATAACGTGGGCTACACGGTGATCAGCGGACCGCCCCACGAGGGCGGGCCCGGCTTGTCGCTGCTGGTCTTCGATCCGACCAACGGCCATACGCTGAACAGCTATCCACTACCGGCGGCCACCGGATATCCCGTCGGCGTGGCGGTAGGCACCGACCGCCGCGTGGTGGCCGCCACCAGCGACGGCCAGGTCTACAGCTTCGCGCCGGCCTAA
- a CDS encoding TetR/AcrR family transcriptional regulator — translation MDSVIVHAAMAEAEQTGTPVAELSLDRIARRAGVSRSTIYRRVRSRDALNDAVRAAGGDPGSRVGVRERAIAAATEVIVAEGVGALTVEGIARRVGCAVTSVYAAFGGREGLLEAVFQRHAPLPVVERLLSTEPQRFADLDTGVRAIYAAIFDTVADDTAVLEALFSEILAKPNGVGSQFFRDRVLPRITAAVGGWLQDQIKAGHCVDLPLSLLVPLLIAPISVHLLARHRLAAAGVPVPARQTVIDAMTLAFCNATRVSTE, via the coding sequence ATGGACAGCGTGATCGTCCATGCAGCAATGGCCGAGGCCGAACAGACCGGGACACCGGTCGCCGAGCTTTCGCTGGATCGGATCGCTCGCCGCGCCGGCGTCTCGCGCTCGACGATCTATCGCCGTGTGCGCAGCCGTGACGCGCTGAACGATGCGGTGCGAGCCGCCGGTGGTGATCCGGGTAGTCGCGTCGGCGTCCGCGAGCGGGCAATCGCCGCCGCGACGGAGGTGATCGTCGCCGAAGGCGTTGGAGCCCTCACCGTCGAGGGCATCGCACGCCGGGTGGGCTGCGCGGTGACGTCGGTGTACGCCGCATTCGGCGGGCGCGAGGGATTGCTCGAAGCGGTGTTCCAGCGGCACGCGCCCCTGCCCGTCGTCGAGCGGCTGCTGTCGACTGAGCCGCAGCGGTTCGCCGACTTGGACACCGGAGTGCGCGCGATCTATGCCGCGATCTTCGACACCGTCGCCGACGACACCGCCGTCCTTGAGGCGCTGTTCTCCGAAATCCTGGCGAAGCCCAACGGCGTTGGCAGTCAGTTCTTCCGTGACCGCGTCTTGCCGCGGATCACCGCGGCAGTGGGCGGTTGGCTACAAGACCAGATCAAGGCCGGCCACTGTGTCGATCTGCCCCTGTCGCTGTTGGTGCCGCTGCTGATCGCGCCGATCAGCGTCCACCTGTTGGCGCGGCACCGGCTTGCCGCAGCGGGAGTTCCGGTGCCGGCGAGGCAGACGGTGATAGACGCGATGACCTTGGCGTTCTGCAATGCCACGCGCGTTTCGACGGAGTGA
- a CDS encoding esterase, protein MRYFIAAAVLAPAVLVGCPAAAAPPSCASLGGTIEASQMCYLHASGATYMLNMRFPVDYPDQQALTDYITQNRDGFVNVAQGSGRRDQPYQMEATTEQHSAGQPPHNTRSVVLKFFQDLGGAHPSTWYKAFNYNLAAKQPITFDNLFAPGTAPLDSIFPIVQRELGRQTGLAAAISPGAGRDPSNYQNFAITNDQLIFYFAQGELLPSFVGATQAQVPRSAIPPLAI, encoded by the coding sequence ATGCGTTATTTCATAGCGGCCGCAGTGCTGGCTCCTGCGGTCCTGGTGGGTTGTCCGGCAGCCGCCGCGCCGCCGTCGTGCGCCAGCCTGGGCGGCACCATCGAGGCATCGCAAATGTGCTACCTGCACGCCTCCGGTGCCACGTACATGCTGAACATGAGATTTCCCGTCGACTACCCCGACCAACAGGCACTGACCGACTACATCACGCAAAACCGCGACGGGTTCGTCAACGTCGCGCAGGGGTCCGGGCGGCGCGACCAGCCCTATCAGATGGAAGCAACGACGGAACAACACAGCGCTGGGCAGCCACCGCACAACACCCGCAGCGTGGTGCTCAAGTTCTTCCAGGACCTCGGTGGGGCACATCCGTCCACCTGGTACAAGGCCTTCAATTACAACCTCGCCGCCAAGCAGCCGATCACCTTCGACAACCTGTTTGCGCCCGGCACCGCCCCGCTAGACAGCATCTTTCCGATCGTGCAGCGCGAGCTGGGACGTCAGACCGGGCTGGCGGCGGCGATTTCGCCTGGCGCCGGTCGAGACCCGTCCAATTACCAGAACTTTGCCATCACTAACGACCAGCTGATTTTCTATTTTGCTCAGGGTGAGTTGTTGCCGTCGTTTGTCGGAGCTACCCAGGCTCAGGTGCCGCGAAGCGCCATCCCGCCTCTTGCCATCTAG
- a CDS encoding alpha/beta fold hydrolase, with protein MTEELGTALTHAVKSVETMLAELGDTTPARRNQDGDIEHLGDVTAVHRFVHAPGDSETVRWHFVESGTPSDHTLVFLHGVPDSWWQWHYALEGLSQRYHCVAVDLKGYGQSDKRSGDYRQAGVAEQLGALLDELGIGEFTLITHDRGSPVGDYLVAAMGERVCGYARGQQHLWHLHPRLHPQEQLMQAAEAPAMLGDTRRFVATAYAWLTERPVARHDLLRTIEEFSHPGIATAVPRYFHSSSFRQEWIDRRTRLIRSWKGPVLLLQGAHDPLQPREFYQDTGLLAMLPPGSGVHLFDTGHFWPFEAPQATVGVLANFCDHVTSKSSRLDSGAPAY; from the coding sequence GTGACCGAAGAACTCGGCACCGCGCTGACGCACGCCGTCAAGTCCGTCGAGACGATGCTCGCCGAGCTTGGCGACACCACACCTGCCCGACGCAATCAGGACGGTGACATCGAGCACCTTGGCGACGTAACCGCCGTCCATCGGTTCGTCCACGCGCCGGGCGACAGCGAAACCGTCAGATGGCATTTCGTGGAATCCGGCACCCCATCAGACCACACGCTGGTGTTCCTGCATGGGGTGCCGGACTCATGGTGGCAATGGCACTACGCGCTGGAGGGCCTGAGCCAGCGGTACCACTGCGTGGCCGTCGACCTCAAAGGTTACGGTCAATCCGACAAACGCAGCGGCGACTACCGTCAGGCCGGCGTCGCAGAGCAGCTCGGTGCCCTGCTCGACGAACTGGGGATTGGCGAATTCACGCTGATTACCCATGATCGAGGCAGCCCTGTCGGTGACTACCTGGTCGCGGCGATGGGTGAGCGGGTATGCGGATACGCCCGAGGACAGCAACATCTTTGGCATCTGCACCCCCGCCTGCACCCGCAGGAACAGCTGATGCAGGCGGCCGAGGCGCCGGCCATGCTCGGCGACACGCGGCGCTTTGTCGCGACCGCCTACGCGTGGCTCACCGAACGGCCGGTAGCCCGGCACGACCTGCTGCGCACCATTGAAGAGTTCAGCCACCCGGGGATTGCCACCGCGGTGCCGCGCTACTTTCACTCCTCATCGTTTCGTCAGGAGTGGATAGACCGTCGGACCCGGCTCATTCGGTCCTGGAAGGGTCCGGTGCTTCTGCTGCAGGGAGCCCACGATCCCCTACAGCCACGCGAGTTTTACCAGGATACTGGGCTTTTGGCGATGCTCCCACCGGGCAGCGGCGTGCATCTGTTCGACACCGGTCACTTCTGGCCATTCGAGGCGCCGCAGGCGACAGTCGGCGTCCTCGCCAACTTCTGCGACCACGTCACCTCGAAATCGTCGCGGCTAGACAGCGGCGCGCCAGCGTACTGA
- a CDS encoding DUF899 domain-containing protein: MSVKSTALPPIVDNQTWRAALEDLRKREKSATRELDAIAAQRRRLPMVELPDYTLIGADGPVRLVDVFGGRSQLITYHHMWSDGAEWQCGGCTGFTSQFTRLEFLDNYDARFVIVTNGPIDEALAYKRKVGNRMEWYSSSDSSFGADMDAPPGGGFAVNVFLRDGDTVYRTWHTNGRGTEQLSHIFGLIDILPWGRQEEWLDSPAGWPSRPTYSGWLDSPDIARAYGPRDNA, encoded by the coding sequence ATGTCCGTGAAAAGCACGGCCCTGCCGCCAATCGTCGACAACCAGACCTGGCGCGCCGCGCTCGAAGACCTGCGCAAGCGGGAAAAGTCCGCAACCCGCGAACTGGACGCGATCGCCGCCCAGCGCCGCCGGCTGCCGATGGTCGAGTTGCCCGACTACACCCTGATCGGAGCCGACGGGCCCGTCCGCCTGGTCGATGTGTTCGGCGGCCGCTCGCAACTCATCACCTACCACCACATGTGGTCGGACGGCGCGGAGTGGCAATGCGGCGGGTGCACGGGCTTCACGTCGCAGTTCACCAGGCTGGAGTTCCTCGACAATTACGACGCCCGCTTCGTCATCGTCACCAACGGGCCGATCGACGAGGCACTCGCCTATAAGCGCAAAGTCGGCAACCGGATGGAGTGGTACTCGTCGTCGGACAGCTCGTTCGGCGCCGACATGGACGCTCCGCCCGGCGGGGGTTTCGCGGTCAACGTGTTCCTGCGCGACGGTGACACGGTGTACCGGACGTGGCACACGAACGGGCGAGGCACCGAGCAGCTCAGCCACATCTTCGGGTTGATCGACATATTGCCGTGGGGTCGCCAGGAGGAATGGCTCGATTCGCCGGCCGGTTGGCCCTCACGACCGACCTACTCCGGTTGGCTGGACTCTCCCGATATCGCCCGCGCCTACGGACCCAGGGACAACGCATGA
- a CDS encoding serine/threonine-protein kinase PknD, which translates to MDSDGEGTPFGRYRLVELLGRGGMGEVWRAYDTLIGRTVALKVLPANYADDPEYRERFRREAHKAASLNQRHVVAIFEIGEVDGRLFVTMPVIKGRDLQTVLGAGPLQPQRAVGIVEQVAEALAAAHAEGLVHRDVKPSNILLTEDDFTYLIDFGIARAAGETGLTSTGVTVGTWAYMAPERFRDGQIEPSSDIYALTCVLYQCLTGQPPFPGETLEQVALAHMVDAPPKPSTHDPAGMPAAMDEVIAMGMAKDPSMRYHSTIDLAAAARAALTTVPPAAPSPTLAGATATALEPQPTLTPSDGIPARSRSLVPARSQHPPGGGAAWVRSAHRRHRTAVVLTALAVTLFVVIAMVTVVLSARRQQPSASGPVSQPSASVLQTVLPFVGLSIPEGVAVDGTGAVYVADSGNDRVVMLRPGSTHQTVLPFSGLNGPGDVAVDGQGAVYVSDYATIGSIGKSRILKLAAGSGEQTVLPFSGLNAPGGVAVDDLGDAYVADVLERKSRVVRLAAGSSEQTVLPFTGLNTPEGVAVDSTGAVYAADTDNNRIVKLDAGSTQQTVLPFTGLNTPEGVAVDSTGAVYAADTDNNRIVKFDIRSSQQTVLPFTGLYNPTGIAVDNTHAVYVADFHNNRVVKLQQ; encoded by the coding sequence ATGGATAGTGACGGCGAGGGAACACCGTTCGGGCGTTACCGCCTGGTCGAATTGTTGGGCCGTGGCGGCATGGGCGAGGTCTGGCGGGCCTATGACACATTGATCGGACGGACCGTGGCGCTGAAGGTCCTGCCTGCCAACTATGCGGACGATCCAGAATACCGGGAGCGGTTCCGGCGTGAAGCGCACAAGGCTGCGAGCCTCAACCAACGCCACGTGGTGGCGATATTCGAGATTGGCGAAGTCGACGGGCGGTTGTTCGTGACCATGCCGGTGATCAAGGGACGGGACCTGCAGACTGTGCTGGGCGCCGGGCCGCTCCAGCCGCAGCGGGCGGTCGGGATCGTCGAGCAGGTCGCCGAAGCGCTGGCTGCCGCCCACGCGGAAGGATTGGTGCACCGCGACGTCAAACCATCCAACATCTTGCTCACTGAGGACGACTTCACCTACCTGATCGACTTCGGTATCGCGCGGGCTGCCGGGGAGACGGGTCTGACGTCCACCGGCGTCACCGTCGGCACCTGGGCCTACATGGCCCCCGAACGATTCCGCGATGGCCAAATCGAACCCAGCTCGGATATCTACGCGCTGACCTGCGTGCTGTATCAATGCCTCACCGGCCAGCCGCCTTTCCCCGGTGAAACTCTCGAACAGGTCGCTCTGGCCCACATGGTGGACGCACCCCCGAAACCTTCCACGCACGATCCGGCAGGTATGCCCGCTGCGATGGACGAGGTCATCGCCATGGGGATGGCAAAAGATCCCTCCATGCGCTACCACAGCACCATCGACCTCGCCGCCGCAGCGCGCGCCGCCCTCACCACCGTGCCGCCAGCGGCCCCATCACCGACACTGGCGGGGGCTACCGCTACGGCTCTTGAGCCGCAGCCCACGTTGACGCCTTCAGATGGCATCCCGGCCCGCTCCCGCAGCCTGGTGCCCGCCCGGAGTCAGCACCCGCCGGGCGGCGGGGCCGCCTGGGTGCGGTCTGCACACCGCCGGCACCGCACTGCCGTGGTCCTGACCGCTCTGGCCGTGACATTGTTTGTGGTGATCGCCATGGTCACCGTCGTCCTGAGCGCCCGCCGCCAGCAACCGTCAGCGTCCGGGCCGGTGTCGCAGCCATCGGCTTCCGTGTTGCAGACGGTGCTGCCATTTGTTGGCCTCAGCATTCCCGAGGGTGTCGCGGTCGACGGGACGGGTGCCGTCTATGTCGCGGACTCCGGCAATGATCGGGTGGTCATGCTGAGGCCCGGATCCACCCACCAGACGGTGTTGCCGTTCTCCGGCTTAAACGGTCCCGGGGATGTCGCGGTCGATGGTCAAGGTGCCGTCTATGTCTCCGACTACGCCACCATCGGCAGCATCGGCAAGTCTCGGATACTTAAGCTGGCTGCCGGCTCCGGTGAACAGACGGTGTTGCCGTTCTCCGGCCTGAACGCCCCTGGGGGTGTCGCGGTCGACGATCTGGGAGACGCCTACGTCGCCGACGTCCTGGAGAGGAAGTCTCGGGTGGTTAGGCTGGCTGCTGGATCCAGTGAGCAGACGGTGTTGCCGTTCACCGGTCTCAACACTCCTGAAGGTGTCGCGGTCGACAGCACGGGTGCCGTCTACGCCGCCGACACCGACAACAATCGGATCGTGAAGCTCGACGCCGGATCCACCCAGCAGACCGTGCTGCCGTTCACCGGTCTCAACACTCCTGAAGGTGTCGCGGTCGACAGCACGGGTGCCGTCTACGCCGCCGACACCGACAACAATCGGATCGTGAAGTTCGACATCAGGTCCAGCCAGCAGACCGTGTTGCCGTTCACCGGGCTCTACAACCCTACCGGTATCGCCGTCGACAACACGCATGCCGTCTACGTCGCCGACTTCCACAACAACCGGGTCGTCAAACTGCAACAGTGA
- a CDS encoding SRPBCC family protein produces MTTSVERYVVTRAIAATPDEIFAVLADPSRHQNTEPGDWVREAVDTAPITGAGQMFAMNMYLTEAGGDYVTYNLVNVFDKPRAIGWMPGVLDDAGNHAPGGWSWRYDLAPSGDHTDVTLTYDWSATPQDFRDRVGGMPMFGADYLAASLVTLERSVSGA; encoded by the coding sequence ATGACGACGAGCGTCGAACGTTACGTCGTCACCCGCGCCATCGCGGCTACCCCGGACGAGATTTTCGCGGTCCTGGCCGACCCGTCCCGCCACCAAAACACCGAGCCGGGCGACTGGGTCCGCGAGGCTGTTGACACCGCACCGATCACCGGCGCTGGGCAAATGTTCGCCATGAACATGTATCTCACCGAGGCCGGTGGCGACTACGTCACGTACAACCTCGTCAACGTGTTTGACAAACCCCGCGCCATCGGATGGATGCCGGGCGTGCTCGACGACGCAGGCAACCACGCTCCGGGCGGTTGGTCGTGGCGCTACGACCTGGCTCCGAGCGGGGACCACACAGACGTCACCCTCACCTATGACTGGAGCGCCACGCCGCAGGATTTCCGTGACCGGGTCGGCGGGATGCCCATGTTCGGTGCGGACTACCTCGCCGCGTCGCTGGTGACCTTGGAACGATCCGTCAGCGGCGCTTAG